In a single window of the Phycisphaerales bacterium genome:
- a CDS encoding cytochrome c3 family protein, with translation MPAALLLIVGGGIYTTALLTFAGAPSSTAVGYAPVQPIPFSHAVHAGSLGLDCRYCHTTVINSAFAALPATQTCMNCHATVLPDSPKLALLRECYETGLPIPWRKVHDLPDYVHFDHSAHVNKGIGCTTCHGPVQTMDVVRQVHPLSMAWCLDCHRDPTPHLRPRDAVTRTDWDPANSGRTQRELGRELAELLRIPPRLVLENCSTCHH, from the coding sequence ATGCCGGCTGCGCTGCTGCTGATCGTCGGCGGTGGCATCTACACAACCGCACTGTTGACGTTCGCCGGCGCGCCGAGCTCGACCGCCGTCGGCTATGCGCCGGTCCAACCGATTCCATTCTCACATGCCGTGCACGCCGGATCGCTCGGGCTCGACTGTCGCTATTGCCACACAACCGTGATCAACAGCGCATTCGCCGCACTTCCGGCGACGCAGACGTGTATGAATTGCCACGCGACAGTACTACCGGACAGTCCCAAGCTCGCTCTCCTGCGTGAGTGCTACGAGACCGGCCTGCCGATCCCCTGGAGGAAGGTCCACGATCTGCCCGATTACGTGCACTTCGATCATTCCGCCCACGTGAACAAGGGCATCGGCTGTACGACCTGCCATGGGCCGGTGCAGACGATGGATGTTGTGCGCCAAGTCCACCCGCTTTCGATGGCCTGGTGCCTCGACTGCCACCGCGACCCGACCCCACACCTGCGGCCGCGTGATGCCGTGACGCGCACGGACTGGGATCCCGCCAACAGCGGCCGTACGCAGCGCGAGCTTGGCCGCGAGCTCGCCGAGCTGCTCCGCATTCCCCCCCGCCTCGTGCTGGAGAACTGCTCGACATGCCACCACTAG
- a CDS encoding c-type cytochrome, with product MQPLAPPVVTPPLLAWRDAARASGLPAGLLMLLALELAVFTGLLATYAVAVHSYPDALRLPTPGRPHWGVLLLAVSALAALSALIAGHCTRQGARLPAVLLLTATLLYGVVLLGALASEHAARNARAQHGRVVDLGLLLAELRSAGAHAPALPAAEPVATTPVTGDAALGRQAYNNSCAACHGPQGQGLPALAPGLREAPFVRTATDAQLYAVIVDGRAAAAPDSVSGRVMPPRGGNPFLSDTDVRNIIAFLHELTGGGTTDAVAAAVDSATRIPQWVVPWPADGPIGLAPEVRTGPVTAAAHLPLFSLSAPWWRPLDTLYLIFTGLFALHVLFGIASCAWLLLRVGMGPVDSKILAVSHTAGVQWVAAAVAWIVILPLFHFWR from the coding sequence ATGCAGCCGCTTGCACCCCCGGTTGTGACCCCGCCCCTACTGGCCTGGAGGGACGCGGCGCGCGCATCAGGACTGCCGGCCGGCCTCCTCATGCTGCTCGCACTGGAACTCGCGGTGTTCACGGGACTGCTTGCGACCTACGCAGTCGCAGTCCACTCCTATCCGGATGCACTCCGACTCCCCACCCCGGGCCGGCCACATTGGGGGGTTCTGTTGTTGGCCGTCAGCGCCTTGGCGGCGCTCAGTGCGCTCATCGCCGGCCATTGCACACGCCAGGGCGCGCGCCTGCCCGCCGTGCTGCTGTTGACTGCAACACTGTTATACGGCGTGGTTTTGCTCGGCGCCTTGGCGTCCGAGCACGCCGCGCGCAATGCCCGGGCACAACACGGAAGAGTCGTGGACCTGGGCTTGCTGCTCGCGGAGCTGCGCTCGGCTGGGGCGCACGCCCCCGCCCTCCCTGCCGCTGAGCCCGTCGCAACCACCCCCGTGACCGGTGACGCCGCGCTTGGGCGGCAGGCATACAACAACTCGTGCGCGGCTTGCCACGGACCGCAGGGACAGGGTCTCCCGGCGCTGGCACCGGGCCTGCGCGAGGCACCCTTCGTACGCACCGCCACGGATGCACAACTCTATGCCGTGATCGTGGATGGTCGCGCCGCCGCTGCACCGGACAGCGTGAGCGGCCGGGTGATGCCGCCCCGCGGCGGGAACCCCTTTCTATCCGACACCGATGTGCGAAACATCATCGCATTTCTGCATGAATTGACCGGCGGCGGCACTACGGATGCGGTTGCCGCGGCGGTCGACTCGGCAACACGGATTCCTCAATGGGTTGTGCCGTGGCCCGCCGACGGCCCAATCGGTCTTGCCCCGGAAGTGCGCACGGGGCCTGTCACCGCAGCGGCGCATCTGCCCCTATTTTCGCTTTCGGCACCCTGGTGGAGACCCCTCGATACGCTCTACCTCATCTTCACTGGTTTGTTCGCATTGCACGTGTTGTTCGGCATCGCGTCATGCGCCTGGCTGCTGCTCCGCGTGGGGATGGGACCGGTGGACTCGAAAATTCTGGCAGTTAGCCACACTGCCGGTGTGCAATGGGTTGCTGCGGCCGTCGCTTGGATTGTCATACTGCCGCTTTTCCACTTCTGGCGTTGA
- a CDS encoding Rrf2 family transcriptional regulator produces the protein MREGARVFRQNRSTQHAIAALSRLAELYGDPGRRVSSIEIAATRNLPKPVVAKILTILAQAGLVAGSPGPGGGYRLAKPPGEISLQDVVELFEREDESNCPFGPGWCGNREPCPLHDRLIALRELVDNYLKKTHFDIFQSKIESSVRSVRAKSNRRSRGRS, from the coding sequence ATGCGAGAGGGCGCGCGAGTGTTTCGCCAGAACCGCAGTACGCAGCACGCGATTGCCGCACTCAGTCGGCTGGCTGAGTTGTACGGCGATCCCGGTCGACGCGTTTCTTCGATCGAGATCGCTGCCACCCGCAATTTGCCGAAGCCCGTCGTCGCGAAGATCCTGACCATCTTGGCACAGGCCGGCCTCGTCGCCGGATCGCCGGGTCCGGGCGGGGGTTACCGCCTGGCGAAGCCACCCGGCGAGATCTCGCTTCAGGATGTGGTCGAACTCTTCGAACGCGAGGATGAATCCAATTGCCCTTTTGGCCCCGGTTGGTGTGGCAACCGTGAACCCTGCCCACTGCACGATCGGTTGATCGCGCTGCGCGAACTCGTCGACAACTACCTGAAGAAAACGCATTTCGATATCTTTCAGAGCAAGATCGAATCCTCGGTTCGATCCGTCCGGGCAAAGTCGAACCGCCGTTCTCGCGGCCGATCGTGA
- a CDS encoding molybdopterin-dependent oxidoreductase, whose amino-acid sequence MSDPGSGAQFRSAPPSPEQAGGGDLQPGLSRRQFLSQLAAAGVSFSVLGRLAAARTQMLNPLVVDNPLSGYPNRDWEKVYRNLFQSDSSFTFLCAPNDTHNCLLNAHVKHGVVTRISPTFGFHKATDLEGNRASRRWEPRCCQKGLALVRRFYGDRRCKRPMVRRGFKQWIEDGMPRDLTTGEVDREKYLRRGPDAWEAVSWEEALDLSAKALTDIARTYSGEEGQKRLQAQGYDELMVAATAGAGTQTLKFRGGMPALGATRIMAHHRTANALALLDSKLRGVEPERALGARNWDSYTWHTDLPPGHPMVTGQQTLEFDLCNVEHANVVLVWGMNWTTTKMPDAHWLSEARMKGTKVVVIACEYSATMNKADTALIVRPGTTPALALGLAHVILAEKLYDERYVKSRTDLPLLVRLDTGKLLRAAEVFPDYQQAELKNNLLQVRAGESGPPTIRQPGPVVGAARRTEWGDHVMWDPREAGCPVAVNRDQVGGHFDALDFDPLLEGTVTVKLRDGAEVECRTVFSVTRDVIDASYTPEQVEQLTWAPADALRALARLVAANPEKTLFALGMGPNQFFNSDLKDRAVFLVAALTRNVGYIGGNVGSYAGNYRTAFFSGMPQYIAEDPFDIETEPGKPVRVRTCYRGESAHYFNAGDRILRMGKHALTGKSHLPTPTKAILVSNSNSLMGTAKGHYDNVVNGYPRVEFIAVSEWWWTASCEYADVVFPVDSWAEFKYPDLTISVTNPFVYIFPATPLPRIHDTRSDLEVMAGLCEALGRLNEEPRFADMWKFVKQGQARPYLQRIMDASNALRGYRIEDLERQAAQGIPAMIQTRTYPKYGGWEQAHEDKPWYTKTGRLEFYREEDEFLDSGENLVLHREPIDSTFYEPNVIVAAPHPLLRPKRPEDYGVPAAQMDADTRQARHVVRTVEELLKTRHPLDKFGYNLIFHTPKYRHGSHSTPVDTDIVAVWFGPFGDMHRHDKRTPFVSELYVDIHPLDARAVGVEDGDYVWIDADPADRPFRGWQQKPDWYKVARLLARARYYPGTPRGVTRMWHNAYAATWGSVRGAEANPTGLAKNPDTNYQALLRSGSQQSCTRAWLKPTWMTDSLTVKGVFGQAVTQGFVPDVHCPVGAPREALVKVTRAEPGGIDGKGLWRPAALGLRPTYETDTLKKYFAGGFVA is encoded by the coding sequence ATGAGCGATCCTGGCAGCGGTGCCCAGTTCCGTTCTGCGCCACCATCCCCCGAGCAGGCGGGCGGCGGAGATCTTCAGCCGGGCCTTTCCAGGCGGCAGTTTCTTTCCCAACTTGCGGCCGCGGGGGTCAGTTTCAGCGTGCTGGGGCGGTTGGCGGCCGCCCGAACGCAGATGCTCAACCCGCTGGTCGTTGACAATCCCCTGAGCGGCTATCCGAATCGTGATTGGGAAAAGGTCTACCGCAACCTGTTCCAATCCGATTCGAGCTTCACTTTTCTGTGTGCGCCCAACGACACGCACAATTGCCTGCTGAACGCGCACGTCAAGCATGGTGTGGTGACGCGGATCAGTCCGACGTTCGGGTTTCACAAGGCAACGGACCTGGAGGGCAACCGCGCGAGCCGTCGCTGGGAGCCACGCTGCTGCCAGAAAGGGCTGGCACTGGTGCGCCGGTTCTATGGTGACCGCCGCTGCAAGCGTCCGATGGTGCGCCGCGGTTTCAAGCAATGGATCGAGGACGGCATGCCGCGCGACTTGACCACCGGCGAGGTGGACCGCGAGAAGTACCTGCGCCGGGGACCGGATGCGTGGGAAGCCGTGAGCTGGGAAGAGGCATTGGACCTGAGCGCGAAAGCTTTGACGGACATCGCCCGGACCTACAGCGGCGAGGAGGGACAAAAGCGGCTACAAGCCCAGGGCTACGACGAACTCATGGTTGCGGCGACGGCGGGTGCCGGTACGCAGACGCTGAAGTTCCGCGGTGGCATGCCGGCGCTGGGGGCCACGCGGATCATGGCCCATCATCGCACGGCGAACGCGCTGGCTCTGCTCGACAGCAAGCTGCGCGGCGTCGAGCCGGAACGGGCCCTGGGGGCGCGCAATTGGGACAGCTACACCTGGCACACCGATCTGCCGCCGGGACACCCGATGGTGACGGGCCAACAGACGCTCGAGTTCGACTTGTGCAACGTCGAGCACGCCAATGTCGTGCTCGTCTGGGGTATGAACTGGACCACCACCAAGATGCCCGATGCGCACTGGCTGTCCGAGGCCCGGATGAAGGGTACGAAGGTCGTGGTGATTGCCTGTGAATACAGTGCCACGATGAACAAGGCGGACACCGCTCTGATTGTGCGCCCCGGTACGACGCCGGCTCTGGCACTGGGGCTGGCGCACGTGATTCTCGCGGAGAAGCTCTACGACGAACGTTATGTCAAGAGCCGCACCGACCTACCGTTGCTGGTGCGCCTGGATACCGGCAAGCTGCTGCGGGCCGCGGAGGTGTTCCCCGACTACCAGCAGGCAGAGTTGAAGAACAACCTCTTACAGGTGCGCGCTGGCGAGTCCGGACCGCCGACAATCCGGCAGCCCGGCCCGGTCGTGGGCGCCGCCCGACGCACGGAATGGGGTGACCACGTGATGTGGGATCCGCGCGAGGCCGGCTGCCCGGTGGCGGTGAATCGAGATCAGGTCGGCGGCCACTTCGATGCGCTCGATTTCGATCCGCTGCTGGAGGGTACGGTGACGGTGAAGCTCCGCGACGGCGCGGAAGTGGAATGCCGCACAGTCTTCAGCGTGACACGTGACGTGATCGACGCCAGCTACACTCCCGAGCAGGTTGAGCAGTTGACCTGGGCGCCGGCGGATGCGCTCCGCGCACTCGCCCGGCTGGTGGCTGCGAATCCTGAGAAGACTCTCTTTGCGCTGGGCATGGGGCCGAACCAATTCTTTAACAGCGACCTGAAGGACCGGGCCGTGTTCCTGGTCGCAGCGCTCACGCGCAACGTGGGTTATATCGGCGGTAACGTCGGCTCATATGCCGGCAACTATCGCACCGCGTTTTTCAGCGGGATGCCGCAGTACATCGCCGAAGATCCCTTCGACATCGAGACCGAGCCCGGCAAGCCGGTGCGCGTGCGGACCTGTTATCGGGGTGAATCGGCCCATTATTTCAATGCCGGCGACCGCATCCTGCGGATGGGCAAGCACGCTTTGACCGGCAAATCCCACCTGCCCACTCCGACCAAGGCGATTCTGGTTTCGAATTCCAACTCGCTGATGGGCACCGCCAAGGGCCACTATGACAACGTGGTCAATGGTTACCCGCGGGTGGAGTTCATCGCCGTCAGCGAGTGGTGGTGGACGGCAAGCTGCGAGTACGCTGACGTCGTCTTCCCGGTCGATTCCTGGGCGGAGTTCAAGTATCCCGACCTGACGATCAGCGTCACCAACCCATTTGTCTACATCTTTCCGGCCACCCCGCTACCGCGCATCCACGACACCCGCAGCGACCTCGAAGTGATGGCCGGTCTGTGCGAAGCACTCGGACGGCTCAATGAAGAGCCGCGTTTCGCCGACATGTGGAAGTTCGTCAAGCAAGGTCAGGCCCGGCCCTACCTCCAGCGCATCATGGACGCGTCCAACGCGCTCCGCGGCTACCGGATCGAGGATCTTGAGCGCCAGGCGGCCCAAGGCATCCCGGCCATGATTCAGACGCGGACCTACCCCAAGTACGGCGGCTGGGAGCAGGCCCACGAGGACAAGCCCTGGTACACGAAGACCGGCCGGCTCGAGTTCTATCGTGAGGAAGACGAGTTTCTCGACAGTGGCGAAAACCTCGTCCTGCACCGTGAACCGATCGACTCGACCTTCTACGAGCCCAACGTCATCGTGGCCGCACCGCACCCGCTGCTGCGGCCGAAGCGGCCGGAAGACTACGGAGTACCCGCGGCGCAGATGGATGCCGACACACGGCAGGCGCGGCACGTGGTGCGCACGGTCGAGGAGCTGTTGAAGACCAGGCACCCACTGGACAAGTTCGGCTACAACCTGATCTTCCACACGCCGAAGTACCGCCACGGGTCACACAGTACACCGGTAGACACGGACATCGTGGCGGTGTGGTTCGGACCGTTCGGGGACATGCACCGCCACGACAAGCGCACGCCATTTGTATCCGAGTTGTACGTCGATATTCATCCGCTGGATGCCAGGGCCGTGGGCGTCGAGGACGGCGACTACGTGTGGATCGACGCCGACCCTGCCGACCGACCTTTTCGCGGTTGGCAGCAGAAGCCGGATTGGTACAAAGTCGCACGGCTCCTGGCGCGGGCCCGGTACTATCCCGGCACGCCGCGCGGCGTGACACGCATGTGGCACAACGCCTACGCAGCAACCTGGGGTTCGGTGCGCGGCGCCGAGGCCAACCCCACCGGCCTCGCCAAGAACCCCGATACGAACTACCAGGCCCTGCTGCGCAGCGGCAGCCAGCAATCGTGCACGCGGGCCTGGCTCAAGCCCACCTGGATGACCGATTCGCTGACCGTGAAGGGTGTTTTCGGGCAGGCCGTCACGCAGGGGTTCGTCCCGGATGTGCACTGTCCGGTCGGTGCGCCGCGCGAAGCGCTGGTCAAGGTCACGCGCGCCGAGCCCGGTGGAATCGACGGCAAAGGTTTGTGGCGTCCGGCCGCCCTCGGCCTGCGGCCGACCTACGAGACCGACACGCTCAAAAAGTATTTCGCGGGCGGATTCGTGGCCTAG
- a CDS encoding molecular chaperone TorD family protein: MNTNDANQTLLAQSDLLLLLADAFRMPPLAHERLGEVAREDVADLVRLAFPAHAAVLAGEFDALLVLGRELPVETATAEFHRLFEGGMPCPLNETAYIRRDKGALLGDVCGFYRAFGWQPAAGTAEKPDHLVCELEFVALLLVMRASAAQDGRNEAWEITCAALERFADAHLGDWAPAVGARLRNGTAVAYFQQLGAVLASVWEALTTVHHWKVVRTAMSLPILEPESPYECVVSSGGDYSAAD; this comes from the coding sequence ATGAACACAAACGACGCCAATCAGACTCTGCTTGCGCAGTCCGATCTTCTCCTCCTCCTGGCAGACGCGTTCCGTATGCCACCTCTAGCACATGAACGTCTGGGGGAGGTCGCCCGCGAGGATGTGGCCGACCTTGTACGTCTCGCCTTTCCGGCGCACGCAGCCGTACTCGCCGGGGAATTCGATGCGCTGCTGGTTTTAGGGCGTGAACTACCCGTGGAGACCGCCACCGCCGAGTTTCACCGGCTCTTCGAAGGCGGCATGCCCTGTCCACTCAACGAGACGGCCTATATCCGGCGTGACAAAGGTGCGCTCCTCGGGGATGTCTGCGGCTTCTACCGGGCATTCGGCTGGCAACCCGCCGCCGGGACGGCCGAAAAGCCGGATCATCTCGTGTGCGAGCTGGAATTCGTCGCGTTATTGCTGGTGATGCGCGCCTCCGCCGCACAGGACGGGCGGAACGAGGCCTGGGAGATCACGTGCGCCGCGCTCGAGCGTTTCGCCGATGCCCACCTCGGTGATTGGGCGCCAGCGGTAGGCGCGCGGCTGCGCAACGGCACCGCGGTTGCATACTTCCAGCAGCTCGGCGCCGTGCTCGCCAGTGTATGGGAGGCGCTCACCACCGTGCACCACTGGAAAGTGGTTAGGACTGCGATGTCACTGCCGATCCTCGAGCCCGAATCTCCGTATGAGTGCGTTGTGTCAAGCGGCGGGGACTACTCCGCCGCAGATTGA
- a CDS encoding molybdenum cofactor guanylyltransferase, with amino-acid sequence MTELPVYILAGGRSRRFGSDKARALVAGVPLLVHVAAALRPVTPEPTVVADTPGKYADLGFRTIVDGYPGRGPLGGLHAALADLAARAGVRSSQTGGAANAALVLVSCDFVVLRAAWIEALRAALHGDTVAAAFGGAHWEPLPGIYRAPLLEVVEKRLQSASGGALHALLDTVNAVRVPVPSDWPPLAHVNTPPELALAIDTQRMHGAGQRGRQSAAE; translated from the coding sequence ATGACCGAGCTGCCCGTGTACATCCTGGCCGGCGGACGGAGCAGGCGGTTCGGGAGCGACAAGGCGCGCGCACTCGTCGCTGGCGTGCCGTTGCTGGTGCACGTGGCCGCAGCGCTGCGGCCTGTTACACCTGAGCCGACCGTCGTGGCGGACACGCCCGGCAAATACGCGGATCTGGGTTTTCGTACCATCGTGGATGGCTACCCGGGACGTGGCCCCCTCGGCGGCCTGCACGCGGCACTCGCCGACCTTGCGGCGCGCGCCGGGGTCAGGTCGTCACAAACAGGCGGCGCTGCCAACGCAGCACTCGTGCTGGTCTCGTGCGATTTCGTCGTACTGCGCGCGGCGTGGATCGAAGCACTCCGGGCTGCGTTGCACGGTGACACCGTCGCCGCAGCATTCGGCGGTGCACACTGGGAGCCGCTGCCGGGGATCTACAGGGCGCCCCTGCTGGAGGTGGTGGAGAAGCGTCTGCAATCCGCATCCGGTGGAGCGCTGCATGCGTTGCTCGACACGGTGAACGCCGTGCGTGTGCCGGTACCGAGCGACTGGCCGCCACTGGCACACGTCAACACACCACCTGAACTGGCACTCGCGATCGATACGCAGCGCATGCACGGAGCGGGGCAGCGTGGTCGTCAATCTGCGGCGGAGTAG
- a CDS encoding putative sulfate/molybdate transporter, whose amino-acid sequence MNLFEPHLDTGSQAATRQARPQRAWVRFDRNELAGSFGDIGTDLPLIIGIILAAGLDSASVFIVFGFMQIVTGVVYGLPMPMQPLKAMAVLVITQQLDGGVLYGAGLAIGALMLVLTVTGMLSWLARVIPRCVVRGAQLGLGLSLAGLALRNYVPAMGWQGYALAGFAFAATVVLWGNRRYPPALFVIGAGIVYAVIFHVDLQGVAQGVGVALPNFYTPTWAQIWTGLLVLALPQLPLSLSNSVVATQQSVRDLFPERRLDVRQIGTTYGVANLLCPWLGGIPVCHGCGGLVGHYAFGGRTGGSVVLYGLLYVVIGLFFSGVFAQVVQVFPLPILGVVLLFEAVVLIALLRDTAVGPPRELTIALIVGMIAWTLPQGYVIGMLIGCAMYYLQDPMGVAAAQETLPGRAA is encoded by the coding sequence ATGAATCTGTTTGAGCCCCACCTTGACACCGGGTCCCAGGCGGCCACGCGCCAAGCACGCCCACAACGCGCCTGGGTGCGATTCGATCGCAACGAGTTGGCAGGCAGCTTCGGCGACATTGGGACCGATCTACCGCTGATCATCGGCATCATCCTCGCCGCGGGACTGGACAGCGCCAGTGTTTTCATCGTCTTCGGGTTCATGCAGATCGTGACCGGAGTGGTGTATGGCTTGCCGATGCCCATGCAACCGCTCAAGGCGATGGCCGTACTGGTCATCACGCAGCAACTTGACGGCGGAGTGCTCTACGGTGCGGGTCTGGCGATCGGTGCGCTGATGCTGGTCCTGACCGTGACGGGGATGCTGAGCTGGCTGGCGCGCGTGATTCCGCGCTGTGTCGTGCGTGGCGCGCAACTGGGACTGGGGTTGTCGCTCGCGGGTCTCGCCCTGCGCAACTACGTTCCCGCGATGGGTTGGCAGGGCTATGCCCTTGCGGGGTTCGCATTTGCGGCCACCGTCGTCCTGTGGGGCAACCGCCGGTATCCACCGGCGCTCTTCGTGATCGGCGCTGGCATCGTTTATGCTGTCATCTTCCACGTGGACCTGCAAGGCGTGGCGCAGGGGGTGGGGGTAGCACTGCCGAATTTTTATACCCCCACTTGGGCGCAGATCTGGACGGGACTGCTGGTGCTTGCACTGCCGCAACTGCCACTCTCGCTGTCGAATTCGGTCGTAGCCACACAGCAGTCGGTACGCGATTTGTTCCCGGAACGGCGCCTGGACGTTCGCCAGATCGGAACAACCTACGGCGTGGCGAACCTGCTCTGCCCATGGCTGGGTGGCATTCCGGTCTGTCACGGCTGCGGGGGACTGGTCGGGCACTACGCCTTCGGCGGCCGCACCGGCGGCTCCGTGGTGCTCTACGGTCTGCTCTACGTCGTGATCGGACTGTTTTTCAGCGGGGTTTTTGCACAGGTCGTCCAGGTATTTCCGCTACCGATTCTCGGCGTCGTACTGCTCTTCGAAGCCGTTGTGCTGATCGCGCTACTGCGGGATACGGCGGTCGGTCCTCCACGCGAGCTGACCATCGCCCTGATCGTGGGAATGATCGCGTGGACACTGCCCCAAGGATACGTGATCGGGATGCTGATCGGTTGTGCGATGTACTACCTACAAGACCCTATGGGTGTAGCTGCGGCGCAGGAAACGCTGCCGGGACGTGCAGCATGA
- a CDS encoding MogA/MoaB family molybdenum cofactor biosynthesis protein translates to MTPIRAAILTVSDRCAAGVTSDTSGPALAELLRAALGAEIAARACVPDEIKLIRSQLTAWAHQAPRPDLIVTTGGTGLAPRDVTPEATRGVLERPHPGLLELARLRCYEKTPRTFLARGEAGTLAGSLVLNLPGSQRGATEMLEALLDVLPHAIETLRGEVQDDGRPEALAQTGKVIEHRA, encoded by the coding sequence ATGACCCCGATCCGTGCGGCCATCCTGACGGTGAGCGACCGCTGCGCGGCCGGAGTCACAAGCGACACCTCCGGACCCGCACTCGCAGAACTGCTGCGCGCCGCACTAGGTGCAGAAATCGCCGCCAGGGCTTGCGTACCCGACGAAATCAAACTGATTCGCTCTCAACTGACGGCGTGGGCGCACCAGGCACCCCGGCCGGACCTGATCGTGACAACCGGCGGCACCGGTCTTGCTCCGCGAGACGTCACACCCGAAGCCACGCGCGGCGTACTCGAACGCCCGCACCCCGGCTTGCTCGAGCTCGCGCGCCTGCGGTGTTACGAAAAGACACCGCGCACATTCCTGGCGCGCGGCGAAGCCGGCACACTTGCCGGTTCGCTGGTCCTCAACCTGCCGGGTTCACAGCGCGGTGCAACGGAGATGCTCGAAGCGCTTCTTGACGTACTGCCGCACGCGATCGAGACGCTGCGCGGCGAGGTGCAGGATGACGGCCGGCCGGAGGCACTGGCTCAAACGGGCAAAGTAATCGAGCACCGAGCATGA
- the moaC gene encoding cyclic pyranopterin monophosphate synthase MoaC — MGTHAPDTPLSHVDEGGRLRMVDVGEKPVTARRAVATGTVRVSPALAVAITANTLAKGDLLSTARLAGIQAAKRTCELIPLCHNLPLDHVDVEATLDGGCVRLRAEVRCHGRTGAEMEALTAVTIAALTVIDMGKAVDPAMVIAEVALWEKTGGKHGDFHAGEQGAITAALR, encoded by the coding sequence ATGGGCACTCACGCGCCAGACACGCCGCTATCACACGTGGATGAAGGCGGACGGCTTCGCATGGTTGATGTGGGTGAGAAACCCGTGACGGCGCGGCGGGCCGTGGCAACCGGCACCGTACGTGTTTCGCCTGCACTGGCGGTGGCGATCACCGCAAACACACTCGCCAAGGGGGACTTGCTGAGTACCGCGCGGCTGGCCGGCATCCAGGCGGCGAAGCGAACCTGCGAGCTCATACCGCTCTGCCACAACCTGCCACTCGATCACGTGGATGTAGAGGCGACACTCGACGGCGGGTGCGTGCGGCTGCGGGCCGAGGTCCGTTGTCACGGTCGGACTGGCGCCGAGATGGAGGCGCTGACGGCCGTGACCATCGCGGCGTTGACGGTGATCGACATGGGTAAGGCGGTCGATCCCGCAATGGTGATTGCAGAGGTGGCGTTGTGGGAAAAGACCGGTGGCAAACACGGCGACTTTCACGCCGGTGAACAGGGAGCGATCACGGCGGCACTGCGATGA